The DNA region ACCGGCAATGGACTACCTCGGGTGGCATTCATGGCCTTCGGTGACGGCGGCCACAACGCAGACGGCACGCCGAAGGCGGCAAGCCCGAATCAGACGAAGCTTAACCGAGAGATCCTTCGAAAGGGGCTTTCGGTGGTGACGCAAGAGGACTCCATGTCCGTCACCGGCACAGGCCGGATAGAAAAGAGCGAGCTAATAGGCAAAAGCATCTCCGAGGCGGGGTTATTAGATGCCTCGGGCAACCTTATCGGTCTCAAAAATTTTAGTCCGAAGATCAAGGACGATGATGAGTATTACGACATCAGCATCAAAATCGATGTATAGGAAAGGGGTGTCCCTATGGCACTGCCAAAGTATCCGATAAGCAAGATCCCTTCCGAGGGGGCTCCTGCTCTCCCTCAGACCTGGAATGGGACATATGGGGAGCTGGATCAAAACCTGAACAATCTCGACGGGCGGCTCGTGGCCAGAGAGAACGAAATAAACACGGCCAGAGGCGGCCACCCGAGCCTGGGCGGCAGGATATCGGCGATGGCAGCGGATATCCAGGGTCTGGACCCGGACATGATGAACGCTATTGTTGCTGGAGTCTTGGAGGCATCCGCCTCCGCTGGCCTGGCGAACAGAGAGGGCGAGAAAACCCGGACGAGGCGGATTCAGTCCGGCGTCATGACGATCATCAACAGAGGAATTGTCTCTGGCTGCACCGTCTCGAGGTCCTCCACCGCCACAAGGAACATTAACTTGGCGGCGGGGGTCGCCTTCGGTAACGGCCGTCTGATCCCTATGCCGGAAGAGCAGAACGGGGCGTCTGTGCCAGGCAACCCAGGAGGATCTCCCCAAGTTTGTTATCTCTATTTAGGTGCCAGTGGCGGGGGGCACGAGATGTACTGTACCGAGCTAGGGGAGGAGATCCCCGACGGGGGGATCCCCCTGTATAGGGTAACGGTCCCGGCGGGGAACACGGAGATCACCGATCGATACTTGGCATCGGTATCTCTGACCGATATACGCAGAGTCGAGTCGGGGGCTCCTTGCGTCTATGCGTCCGCCCCCTTCATCTATGTCCCCTTAGGTACGTCGATGCTCTCGACGGATTATTCCGTGCATCTGGATATCCTTGGGTTTGAGGGTGGTGGGCACCAGCTGGGGTACGTATATGCTGACGATAAACAGCACAACGGCTTCAAACTGTGCCTTAACGGCAGCGCTGACTCAGTGCGAGTCCGTTGGACCGCTATGAGGATGGACCTTTAAGGGAGGAATGACCATGATAGTCAAAGAAATACAGCCTGCGCCTCATGTAGGGTGGTCGCTGGTCGGCGAGACTCTAACTGTAGGTCCTCTGTCCATCGATCTGGCGGCAGAGGAAAAAGATAGTCAGGTAATCATAGACATATCGAGAGAGGGTGACGGGCTGACTCGAGGCATGGGGGATGGGTACGTCGCATCCGTGCTTATACCGCCTCGATGCTACGAGGCAGAGGAGACCGACGAAGGGGAGCTTGTGCTTGTCCCCGCCCAGATAAACACCGATGCGGTGGAGCTAATGCTCTGGCAGTACGACGATCAGCCCCAGACGACCGAAGGCAACGACATAAAAGACGAGGAGGATAACTAATGCCTACTATTTTTACGAAAGACTCTCTCAGGGCGGCGGTGGAGGCCGCTACAGGAGGCAAGGCGACTGTCCTGTACGACGATAAAGGCTACCCGTCCTATATGTACCGAATATCGAAGTTCAACCTCCAGGATATCGATCCTCTCTTGGGCAACGGCGTCCACCCTGCGTTCGTGAGCAATGGAGTGGAGAAGTCCGAGCTTCTGGTAGGCATGTACCAGGCACGGATCCACGATGGGCGAGCCTGTAGCTACCCTGGTGTAGATCCATCTACCTATGTGAATTACGACGCCGCTCGCAATGTCTGTAAGGCCAAGGGGGCCGGGTGGCATCTCATGACCAATTGGGAGTGGGCGGCCATCGCCCTGTGGTGTCTGAAGAATGGATTCCAGCCCCGAGGGAATACTAATTACGGCAGAGCCCATGACGCTACCTTCGAGACGGCCACCAGAACAGACAAAAAAAACCCCGGCGACACCTCGGGAGGAAGGACCCTCACAGGCGCTGGGCCTGCCTCTTGGAGGCACGACGGAACCCCGTCAGGCATCGCTGACCTGGTCGGCAACGTATCCGAGATCGTCGATGGGCTGAAGCTTGTCGATGGCAAAATCTACATGCCCAACGATAATAACTTCGACATGGCCGAAGCCGACTGGCCGAATACGGGGTTCGCTTTTGACAACACGGTGGATGGCGCAGCAGGTGCCCCTATACTGAGCAACGCCGTCACAAAAAGCACAGGGGAAACGCCCTATTCTTCTCTCACGTGGAAGGATCTAACGGCAAAAGCGGGTTTAGCTGTGACATCTAAGCTTGCTGCAGCTGGAATTGCCCCTTTATCTCTACTTGAGGGGGCTGGTGCTTACGAAGAAGCCCCTAGGGGGACACTGTACATGCGGAACGTCGGAGAGCGTGTGCCCTACCGTGGTGGCGACTGGGGCAACGGCTCGGGCGCCGGATTGTTCTACTTGTACCTGGGCGGCTTGCGCTCCGGCTCGAACGACGGCATCGGGTTCCGCCCCGCTTTTCTTTTGTAGATCTGGAATCTGAAATCTGGATATCTGAAGCCCTGGGCGCCCTCGCCCGGGGCGGGAGGTTTTTATGGCTGATGGACTAAAGATCAAGCAGAAACATGAGGACTTGATGATGTACCTATACCCTGCGCTTAGACAGTTCCCTAGGTCAGAAAAATACGCTATGGCTACGGATATCAAGCGATCCCTGATACGAATGCTTGAGCTAATTACGAAAGCCAATAAAGCGAAACGCAAACTCCCGGTATTGCTGGATCTGGATACCGAGATAGACGTCCTGAGGACGCTGTTAAGGGTGTCTATGGAGCTTAGGTTTTTACCTAACGGTGTCTCGGTTTTTAGGTGATTTAGTTTTTGAGAGGAGGTAGTGATATGCCTGAGCAATTTTTACATGGAGTAGAGGTAATAGAGATAGAAGATGGATCAAGACCAATTAGGACGGTAAGATCAGCTGTGATTGGCCTGATCGGTACCGCTCCAGAGGCCGACGAGGCAGCATTCCCGATTAATCAGCCTGTTTTGATAGCTGGCAGCAGATCTGAGGCTGCAAAGTTAGGGGAAATTGGGACACTCCCCGCCGGGATTGATGGCATATTTGATCAAGCTGGAGCCTTGGTCGTTGTCGTTCGGGTGGCGGAGGGAATTTCGGAGACAGAGACCATGTCCAATGTCGTTGGTGGTGTTAATTCAGCGACAGGCCAATACGAAGGAGTGCATGTTTTTCTCGGGGCTGAATCCAAGACTGGATATCAGCCCCGAATTATTTGTGCCCCTGGATTTACTCATCAGCGGACTGAAGATCCTAGTTCTCCTGGGGCTTTTTTGGCCAACCCAGTAGTATCGGAGCTTCAGGGTATCGTCGATCGACTCAGGGCAGTAGTCATCGCCGACGGACCGAACAAAACCGACGAGGCAGCCTTCTCCTATGCGGAGGATTTCGGGACGGCTAGGATATATGTTGTGGATCCCTTCGTTACGGTCTTTAAGGGTGGAGCATACGTGGACGAGCCGTCCTCCGCCAGGGTTGCGGGTATTATCGCTAAAAGCGATGCTGATCGAGGTTTCTGGTGGAGCCCGTCCAACAACCCGATATACGGCATCGTGGGCACAGCTAGGCCGGTGGACTTCTCTCTTGGAGATCCCAACGCCAGGGCTAACCTGCTGAATGAGCACAATGTGACAACTATTATCCGGCAGGACGGATACAGGCTGTGGGGCAACCGGACCTTATCGAGCGATCCTAAGTGGGCTTTCCTATGCGTTAGGCGGACGGCGGATATCATCAACGACAGCCTCCAACGGGCCCACCTGTGGGCGGTGGACCGAAATTTAACAAAAACCTACTTCGATGCCGTGGTTGAGGGCGTAAATGCCTATCTTCGCCACCTGACGGCAATAGGAGCGATTCTTGGAGGGCGCTGTTGGGCAAACCCAGATCTCAACACCCCTAGCCAGCTCAAGGCAGGCAAATGCTATTTTGACTTTGACTTTACGGCGTCTGCTCCTGCGGAGCACATAACTTTTCGTAGTCATCTTGTTGATGATTACTACCGAGATATTTTTAAATAATAGGAGGTTTCTTTATGATTACTGAAATAAGAAAAAATATGAACCTCTTTGTCGATGGCATTGGCTTTGCGGGCAAAGTCGAAGAGATCAACCCTCCGAAGCTGGCTGTCAAAATGGAGGAGTTTCGAGCCGGGGGAATGGATGCGCCTGTTGAGATAGATATGGGCATGGAGAAATTGGAGATGGACTTTACCATCCCTAGCATGGACAGAGCTCTAATGGTGCTTTTTGGCCTTGCTCCGGGAAGTGAGGTTGGCGTAGTTATCAAGGGGGCCATTGAGGACAACTCAGGCACCATCTTGGCAGAAGAGCATGTCGGCACAGGACGAATAAAGACTATTGAGCCAGGGAGCATGAAGGCAGGGGAAAAGCCTTCTATAAAAATTTCCATGGCACTGAAGTTTTATGGGTTGAGTATCGATGGCGTCGAGCTGGTCTATGTGGATGTTGAGAATATGGTGCGGCGCATAGGTGGCAATGATCGATTGGAAGAAATACGCTCAGCAATAGGACTATAAAGAGGAGGATTTATGACTATGACTACTACAGTGCGCTTGCTATACCCTGTGACAATCAACGGGCATGAGATCACTGAGCTGACCATGCGCAGACCTAGAGTCAAGGATAGCTTGATCCACGAGAAGCAATTTCCTGACAAAAAGAGTGGAACCTTAGAGTCTGATATGGCCATGTTTGTCCGTTTATGTGGGGTAGCCCCTGGAGATCTTGATGGTCTAGATATGGCTGATGTAGCGCAGTTACAGAGGGCTTTTGGAGGTTTTTTCTCCTCGACGGACGATCTCTCCGAAGAGCCTGTCTAGCTCTAGCTCATTACACCGGCTGGGGGCTCCAAGATCTCATGGAGCTCCCTCAGTCGGAGCTCGTTGAGTGGTTGTCGGAACTCCCGAAAGGGGGTGGTGAATAATGGCAGGGTCAGCTTCTAAGATATACAAAGCAACCGTTCAATTTGGCGGAGCTGTGAGTGGATCTTTGACTAGCGCATCAGGGGCAGTCTCAGGGATATTCGGTAAATTAGAGAGCGGGGCCCTAAAGAACATCCGAGCCCTAGAATCTCAGAAAAAGGCTATAGCATCACTCGACTTTAGTGGGTTACGTAAATCTAAAGCTCATATGAAGGCATCGCAACGATCCCTTGATGAACTAAAAAAGAAGATGTCGGAATGCCCAGAGCCAACGGCCAAAATGAGGAAGGAGCTAGAGAAGGCCGAAGCGGTAGCTCAGAAGGCCAGCAAGGCATACCAGGGTAACTTAAAGCGACTCAGAGAGTTGCAGGCCGAACTAAAAAATTCGGGAGTAGATCTCGGTAATCTGAGGCGAGAAAAGGCTCGTCTCACGGCAGAAATAGAGAGGCAAGAGCGTCGTCAGAATGCCCTTAACAGAGTTCGTTCTCATGGCGGGGCAGTTGTGAAGTCCGTAAAAGAGACAATCTCGGGCCTTTTGGCAGCGGGAACGGCTGCGATGGCTATAGTCGGTTCTGCCACAGGAGGAATTGTTGCTTTAACCTCCTCTGTTGCTGCCCATGGTGATGCTGTTGCTAAAACGGCGGATAAGCTAGGAATGGGAATATCTGCTCTACAGGAGTATCGCTATGCTGCGGAGAGGTCCGGTGTCTCTTCCTCCACATTTGATTCGTCTCTTGAGCGGCTGACCAATGGAATAGCAGATGCCAGTATGGGTTCGGGAGCTGCCGCAAACGCAATAAGAGAGCTCGGGATGTCCGCTGGTTATCTTAAAGCGATTGGGCCTGATAGGGCTTTGGTCGAGTTGGCAGATGCTCTAACTCATGTAAAAAACCCGGCGGATAGAGTCAGATTAGCAATTGGCCTCTTCGGTAGAGAAGGGGCAGGCATGGTTAATATGCTGAAAGATGGCTCGGCAGGATTAGCCCAGCTGAGAAAGGATGCTAGAGCGACAGGGTATGTCTTGAGCGACGATGCTTCCAGAAACGCTGAGGCATATCAAGATGCCA from Dethiosulfovibrio salsuginis includes:
- a CDS encoding phage tail tape measure protein; its protein translation is MAGSASKIYKATVQFGGAVSGSLTSASGAVSGIFGKLESGALKNIRALESQKKAIASLDFSGLRKSKAHMKASQRSLDELKKKMSECPEPTAKMRKELEKAEAVAQKASKAYQGNLKRLRELQAELKNSGVDLGNLRREKARLTAEIERQERRQNALNRVRSHGGAVVKSVKETISGLLAAGTAAMAIVGSATGGIVALTSSVAAHGDAVAKTADKLGMGISALQEYRYAAERSGVSSSTFDSSLERLTNGIADASMGSGAAANAIRELGMSAGYLKAIGPDRALVELADALTHVKNPADRVRLAIGLFGREGAGMVNMLKDGSAGLAQLRKDARATGYVLSDDASRNAEAYQDAMLDMQLSFGGVKNTVGSALLPVVTDAFKEITSWIAENREVVSEWAGEFAGKVKAVIPAVADFARGITSIFLAATKTVSALVSASGGVEGVGKKLLWLVGIKSSIKLFGVTKDLWDLGKATKDFIANSSSIQAAFSAFKAGIASGGGVLKKGVKSVLGLLPTLKAVVISGGLALKKGFSSILAILPALKAGIVSVGLAVKGAMAPLLANPITWAVVGAALAVYALWRNWDQLVGTIRRVIGAVVDFCRSLVSGIGNAISGVLGRLKGAWSGITGWFGDLWGGVKGTWTGLWDSLPDGSSV
- a CDS encoding phage tail assembly protein, translated to MTTTVRLLYPVTINGHEITELTMRRPRVKDSLIHEKQFPDKKSGTLESDMAMFVRLCGVAPGDLDGLDMADVAQLQRAFGGFFSSTDDLSEEPV
- a CDS encoding phage major tail tube protein, giving the protein MITEIRKNMNLFVDGIGFAGKVEEINPPKLAVKMEEFRAGGMDAPVEIDMGMEKLEMDFTIPSMDRALMVLFGLAPGSEVGVVIKGAIEDNSGTILAEEHVGTGRIKTIEPGSMKAGEKPSIKISMALKFYGLSIDGVELVYVDVENMVRRIGGNDRLEEIRSAIGL
- a CDS encoding phage tail protein; the protein is MGLGVTTYGFRRRLAQHLATGNGLPRVAFMAFGDGGHNADGTPKAASPNQTKLNREILRKGLSVVTQEDSMSVTGTGRIEKSELIGKSISEAGLLDASGNLIGLKNFSPKIKDDDEYYDISIKIDV
- a CDS encoding SUMF1/EgtB/PvdO family nonheme iron enzyme, which translates into the protein MPTIFTKDSLRAAVEAATGGKATVLYDDKGYPSYMYRISKFNLQDIDPLLGNGVHPAFVSNGVEKSELLVGMYQARIHDGRACSYPGVDPSTYVNYDAARNVCKAKGAGWHLMTNWEWAAIALWCLKNGFQPRGNTNYGRAHDATFETATRTDKKNPGDTSGGRTLTGAGPASWRHDGTPSGIADLVGNVSEIVDGLKLVDGKIYMPNDNNFDMAEADWPNTGFAFDNTVDGAAGAPILSNAVTKSTGETPYSSLTWKDLTAKAGLAVTSKLAAAGIAPLSLLEGAGAYEEAPRGTLYMRNVGERVPYRGGDWGNGSGAGLFYLYLGGLRSGSNDGIGFRPAFLL
- a CDS encoding phage tail sheath subtilisin-like domain-containing protein, yielding MPEQFLHGVEVIEIEDGSRPIRTVRSAVIGLIGTAPEADEAAFPINQPVLIAGSRSEAAKLGEIGTLPAGIDGIFDQAGALVVVVRVAEGISETETMSNVVGGVNSATGQYEGVHVFLGAESKTGYQPRIICAPGFTHQRTEDPSSPGAFLANPVVSELQGIVDRLRAVVIADGPNKTDEAAFSYAEDFGTARIYVVDPFVTVFKGGAYVDEPSSARVAGIIAKSDADRGFWWSPSNNPIYGIVGTARPVDFSLGDPNARANLLNEHNVTTIIRQDGYRLWGNRTLSSDPKWAFLCVRRTADIINDSLQRAHLWAVDRNLTKTYFDAVVEGVNAYLRHLTAIGAILGGRCWANPDLNTPSQLKAGKCYFDFDFTASAPAEHITFRSHLVDDYYRDIFK
- a CDS encoding four helix bundle protein; its protein translation is MADGLKIKQKHEDLMMYLYPALRQFPRSEKYAMATDIKRSLIRMLELITKANKAKRKLPVLLDLDTEIDVLRTLLRVSMELRFLPNGVSVFR